A window of Streptomyces sp. NBC_01241 genomic DNA:
GCATCACCGCCTCACGCAAGGTGTGCAGCGCGCCGCTGGGGGCCATGGCGTGTTCCTGGAGCACCGCGCGTTCCACCGGGTCACGGGCGTCCGCATGCTGAACGGCGACGATGCCGGGACCGCCGATGGCGAGCCGCCCATCCGTCTGCATCGCGGTGAGCGCGGTGTCCACCACCCTGCCCGGACCGCCGTTCAGGAAGGCGGCCTCGAAGAGGTCGTGGACGGAGCCCGCAGTGCCGCGGCGGGAGCGCACGAGCCCCACGATCAGGAGGACCGAGGAGACCACGACGCCGAGATCCACCAGCATCGCGAGGGTGTTCATGCCGTGCATCGTCCGGTCACCTTCCGATCAGGGCCGCGCGGGCCGCTCGTACCAGCCGGGTCGAGCGGCGCGGCGGGCGGGCGGCCGCCCGGTCCTGCCACCAGTGGGTCAGCCGGCGCCGCGCCGCGTCGTCGGCGGGTTGGCCGGCGATCAGGAGCCCCTCGGCGAAGTCCAGCGCGTCGCGCCGGTATCCGGCGGACATGGGGTGGTTCCTGGCGTACGCGAGGAAGGCGTCCCGGTAGCCGGCGCCGAGGATCTCCGGCAGTTCCGGCGCCACCTTGGCGACGACCCCGGCCCGTTTGGCCGCCAGGGCACGGCTCTGGATCCCGAGCCGACGGTGGTCGAAGCCGTGCGGAGTGGGGGCGCCCGCGACGAGGGCGGAGAGCAGCGCCGTCTGGGCGACGGCGACCCGGTCGCGCACGGAGCCGGGGGAGGAGGGGCTCGACACCGGCCGGGGGTGCGGGGCGGGCTTCGCGCCGGGCGCGGACGAGCCGGCGCCCGGGACGGGCCGTGCGGCGGGCGCCCGCGCGGCCGCGCCCAGGGCGGCCGCCCGGTCCAGCGTGGCGCGGATCGTGGTCAGTTCGCCCGCCAGTTCCTCGGCCGGCGGGAAGTCGTCGTCCCGTTCCAGGAGGATGCCGGGCGGGTCGACCCGGGAGCGGAGTTCGGCGAGGACGTCGAGCACGGGCTCGGTGACCGGGTGGGCGTGGGTGTCGTGCCAGACACCGTCCTTCTCGACGCCGCCCGCCACATGCACGTAGGCGATGGCCTCGACCGGCAGCTCGTCGAGCGCGGTGGCCGGGTCCTCGCCCCGGTTGACGTGGTTGGTGTGCAGATTGGCGACATCGATCAGCAGCCGGATCCCCGTGCGTGCGACGAGCTCCGCGAGGAACTGGCCCTCGGTCAGCTCCTCGTCGGGCCAGGAGATCAGCGCCGCGATGTTCTCCAGCGCCAGCGGCACCGGCAGCGCGTCCTGTGCGATCCGTACGTTCTCGCACAGCACGTCCAGTGCGTCCCACGTGCGGGGTACGGGCAGCAGATGACCCGCCTCCAGCCCCGGCGAAGCGGTACGCGGCCCCCCGGCCCGTACGAACGCGATGTGCTCGGTGACCAGCGGGGCGGCGAGCAGCTCGGCGCGGGCCGCGAGATCCGCGAGCCGGCCCGCGTCGGGGCGCTCGGCCCCACCGAGACCGAGCGCGACGCCGTGCGGGACGACGGTGACACCGCGCTCCCTGAGCCGCACCAGCGAATCGGGCAGATGGCCGGCACAGATGTTCTCCGCGACCGCCTCCACCCAGTCGATCCCCGGCAGCGCCTCGACGGCGTCCGCGATCTCCGGCCGCCAGCCGATACCGATCCCCAGCCTCATGCCGCCCCCTGCTCCGCTCCGGTCCGTACTGTGCAGGGCTCATGGCCCCGGCGAGTGGGGGTCAACCCGAAGACGGGGACGTTCAGAGGTTGATTTGAGGTTCCCGGTACGGGGAATCCGGAGCGCCGCCGCCGGCCG
This region includes:
- a CDS encoding DUF692 domain-containing protein — protein: MRLGIGIGWRPEIADAVEALPGIDWVEAVAENICAGHLPDSLVRLRERGVTVVPHGVALGLGGAERPDAGRLADLAARAELLAAPLVTEHIAFVRAGGPRTASPGLEAGHLLPVPRTWDALDVLCENVRIAQDALPVPLALENIAALISWPDEELTEGQFLAELVARTGIRLLIDVANLHTNHVNRGEDPATALDELPVEAIAYVHVAGGVEKDGVWHDTHAHPVTEPVLDVLAELRSRVDPPGILLERDDDFPPAEELAGELTTIRATLDRAAALGAAARAPAARPVPGAGSSAPGAKPAPHPRPVSSPSSPGSVRDRVAVAQTALLSALVAGAPTPHGFDHRRLGIQSRALAAKRAGVVAKVAPELPEILGAGYRDAFLAYARNHPMSAGYRRDALDFAEGLLIAGQPADDAARRRLTHWWQDRAAARPPRRSTRLVRAARAALIGR